A region of Parabacteroides pacaensis DNA encodes the following proteins:
- a CDS encoding DUF4998 domain-containing protein produces MKKIYSIVLFSLSIFFLASCEDFMDIHQEYIEGGEIIYAPKPDSISFIAGKGRILFRCRAYNSPNVKTVNVYWNDKMDSLIIPVSFNAGLDSIEQVLDNMPEKSYTFNVQLVDNFGHSSLTVTNFGTSYGENYTATLNDRRIKTVSLSDKGGEIEWYSAPEGLVRNEIRYTKNDGTLAIAEMPAKDYSVICPDIKAGSFFEYRSLYIPEEEAIDTFATAWVKWDEALPTEYKYDRSDWKVLEVSDETASDGGGKNTLIDGDLGTYWHSNYSGGNTPLPHWAIIDMQLPKQMAKVELYRRPGNTDAKTAQIFVNDKPGADDPGWTKVAEGVFGDKDNLQIDIPSSVITTKGRYLKVYLPDSNREPFISIAEIYVYGR; encoded by the coding sequence ATGAAAAAAATATATAGTATAGTGCTATTTTCTCTTAGTATATTCTTCTTAGCCTCTTGCGAGGACTTTATGGATATACATCAAGAGTATATTGAAGGAGGAGAGATTATTTATGCTCCCAAGCCGGACTCTATTTCCTTTATAGCAGGAAAAGGCCGTATCTTATTCCGTTGCCGGGCGTATAACTCTCCCAACGTTAAAACTGTAAATGTATATTGGAATGATAAGATGGATTCTCTTATAATTCCGGTTTCTTTTAATGCAGGTTTGGACAGTATAGAGCAAGTATTGGATAATATGCCGGAAAAGTCTTACACCTTTAATGTTCAACTGGTAGATAATTTTGGACATTCCTCATTAACGGTTACTAATTTTGGAACCTCTTATGGAGAGAACTATACAGCAACTCTAAATGACCGGCGTATAAAGACTGTCTCATTATCTGACAAGGGAGGTGAAATCGAATGGTATTCTGCTCCTGAAGGGTTGGTGCGGAATGAAATTCGTTATACAAAAAATGATGGTACACTTGCCATAGCAGAAATGCCAGCAAAAGATTATAGCGTAATCTGTCCTGATATAAAAGCGGGTTCCTTTTTCGAATATCGTTCTTTATATATCCCGGAAGAAGAGGCAATCGATACGTTTGCCACAGCTTGGGTAAAATGGGATGAGGCTTTACCTACGGAATATAAGTATGACCGGAGTGACTGGAAAGTATTGGAGGTCTCTGACGAAACGGCTAGTGACGGTGGGGGTAAGAATACATTAATAGACGGTGACTTAGGAACGTATTGGCATTCTAATTATAGTGGTGGAAATACTCCTCTACCCCATTGGGCCATTATTGACATGCAGTTGCCTAAGCAGATGGCAAAGGTAGAGTTATACCGGCGTCCCGGGAATACCGATGCTAAAACGGCACAAATCTTTGTGAATGATAAACCGGGAGCGGATGATCCGGGTTGGACAAAAGTAGCGGAAGGGGTATTTGGTGATAAAGATAACTTGCAAATAGATATTCCCTCTTCGGTGATAACAACAAAAGGTCGTTACCTGAAAGTTTATCTTCCCGATAGTAATCGAGAACCGTTCATAAGTATTGCAGAGATATATGTATACGGACGGTAA
- a CDS encoding DUF5000 domain-containing lipoprotein, protein MKTKYLKLITLALIVCSCSEKQLEPITASLGKPGVVTEVQTEPIAGGVIVSYRIPNSEDILAVKGVYTITTGKKMETSASFYENKLFVEGYNDTLPHEVLLYAVNRAQELSDPVKVSFTPLESSLSKVTKTMQIISDFGGAQYNWRNVDKAPLTMEFLAQDSLGLMQTAKIITTESDSSRQSIRGYQPEPRLFAAIVRDNYGNASDTIYPPEGNIIPLFEEKLDKRKMNVMKLSNDASFTNWEGMDSYLIDDDPGTFGHSANSSLPASFTVDLGQVAKLSRIVMFQRKYSDSYYNWGNPLEFTVYGCDKKPSQDGNWNEWTKIMECEIIKPSGSPSGTTTDEDLVAGEEGHEFTFDLSQVPLRYIRVTVTSTWGGTTFTHPAEVDFYGEAQE, encoded by the coding sequence ATGAAAACGAAATATTTAAAATTAATTACATTAGCACTGATTGTTTGCTCCTGTTCGGAAAAACAACTGGAGCCGATAACAGCAAGCCTGGGTAAACCAGGGGTAGTAACGGAAGTACAAACCGAACCTATTGCCGGAGGAGTGATTGTTTCTTACCGGATCCCTAATTCGGAAGATATTTTAGCTGTAAAAGGGGTTTATACCATTACTACTGGAAAAAAGATGGAAACTTCTGCCTCTTTTTACGAAAACAAACTCTTTGTAGAAGGATATAATGATACCCTTCCTCATGAGGTACTCTTATATGCTGTGAATCGAGCTCAAGAGCTTTCCGACCCGGTAAAGGTTTCGTTTACCCCCTTGGAATCTTCTTTAAGTAAAGTTACAAAAACAATGCAGATTATCAGTGACTTTGGAGGCGCTCAATATAATTGGAGAAACGTAGATAAAGCACCTCTTACCATGGAGTTCTTAGCTCAGGACTCATTAGGGCTTATGCAAACAGCTAAAATTATTACCACTGAAAGTGATTCCAGTCGTCAGAGTATACGTGGTTACCAACCGGAACCCCGGTTATTTGCAGCGATTGTCCGGGATAATTATGGAAATGCTTCCGATACTATCTATCCCCCGGAAGGAAACATCATTCCTCTTTTTGAAGAGAAGCTGGATAAACGGAAAATGAATGTGATGAAGTTATCAAATGATGCGAGCTTTACCAACTGGGAAGGAATGGATAGCTACTTAATAGATGATGACCCGGGTACATTCGGGCATTCTGCAAACTCTTCTCTTCCGGCTTCCTTCACAGTAGATTTAGGACAAGTTGCCAAGCTAAGCCGTATTGTTATGTTTCAACGTAAGTATAGTGACAGTTATTACAATTGGGGAAATCCACTGGAATTTACGGTGTATGGATGTGATAAAAAACCTTCGCAAGACGGAAACTGGAATGAGTGGACTAAAATTATGGAGTGTGAAATTATAAAACCTTCAGGTTCTCCGAGTGGAACAACAACGGATGAAGATTTAGTAGCCGGAGAAGAAGGGCATGAGTTTACCTTTGATTTATCGCAAGTTCCATTGCGTTATATCCGTGTTACAGTTACCAGCACATGGGGAGGAACCACCTTTACCCATCCGGCGGAAGTAGATTTTTACGGGGAAGCTCAGGAATAA
- a CDS encoding aminotransferase class V-fold PLP-dependent enzyme produces the protein MLDIQAIRKDFPILSRKVYGKDLIYLDNAATTQKPRCVVEKIEDDYYNVNANIHRGVHFLSQAATEAHEEARKTVRQFINARHAREIIFTRGTTESINLIASSFTDGFMKEGDEVIISEMEHHSNIVPWQIQAARKGIAIKVVPINEKGELDLEAFRSLFSEKTKLVSLTHVSNVLGTINPVKDIIREAHDRNVPVLIDGAQSVPHLPVDVQNLDADFFVFSGHKIYGPTGIGILYGKEEWLDRLPPYQGGGEMIATVSFEKTTFQELPFKFEAGTPDYIGSTALATAMQYVSALGINNIAAYEDELLHYATGKLQEIEGVRIFGTSEHKSGVLSFLVKDIHHYDMGMLLDRFGVAVRTGHHCAQPLMHRLGIEGTVRASFSFYNTKEEIDIFIDAVKRVTAMF, from the coding sequence ATGTTAGACATACAAGCCATTCGAAAAGATTTCCCTATTCTTTCACGGAAAGTATACGGAAAAGATTTGATTTATTTGGATAATGCCGCTACTACCCAGAAGCCACGTTGTGTAGTAGAAAAGATAGAAGATGATTATTATAATGTAAACGCAAATATTCACCGAGGAGTACATTTTTTGAGTCAGGCAGCAACAGAAGCACATGAAGAAGCTCGAAAAACAGTCCGACAATTCATAAATGCCCGGCATGCTCGTGAAATTATTTTCACACGCGGAACAACAGAATCTATCAACTTAATAGCCTCTTCTTTTACGGATGGTTTTATGAAAGAGGGAGATGAAGTGATTATTTCCGAAATGGAGCATCATTCCAATATTGTTCCTTGGCAAATACAAGCAGCCAGAAAGGGAATTGCGATTAAAGTAGTACCTATTAATGAAAAGGGCGAATTAGATCTGGAAGCCTTTCGTTCTTTATTTTCCGAAAAAACGAAGTTAGTATCTCTTACGCATGTTTCTAATGTATTAGGGACCATCAACCCTGTCAAAGATATTATTCGGGAGGCTCATGACAGAAATGTTCCGGTATTGATTGACGGAGCACAATCAGTTCCTCATCTGCCAGTAGATGTTCAAAATTTGGATGCCGACTTTTTTGTATTTTCCGGGCATAAGATTTATGGGCCTACAGGTATAGGGATTCTATATGGAAAGGAAGAATGGTTAGATCGATTACCGCCCTATCAAGGAGGAGGAGAAATGATTGCTACCGTATCGTTTGAAAAAACAACTTTTCAGGAACTACCCTTTAAATTTGAAGCCGGTACACCGGATTATATTGGTTCTACCGCTTTAGCCACAGCTATGCAATACGTCTCTGCTCTAGGGATAAATAATATTGCAGCTTATGAAGATGAGCTATTGCATTATGCAACCGGGAAATTGCAAGAAATAGAAGGAGTACGGATTTTTGGTACTTCAGAGCATAAGAGCGGAGTCCTTTCTTTTTTGGTAAAGGATATTCACCATTACGATATGGGAATGTTACTAGACCGTTTCGGAGTGGCTGTTCGAACCGGACACCATTGTGCGCAACCTCTGATGCACCGTTTGGGAATAGAAGGTACAGTACGGGCTTCTTTTTCTTTTTATAATACGAAAGAGGAAATCGATATATTTATAGATGCGGTAAAACGCGTAACCGCTATGTTTTAA
- a CDS encoding ribonuclease HII produces the protein MLLPYLNEKLIEAGCDEAGRGCLAGAVFAAAVILPKNFKCEELNDSKQLSEKQRYALRPLIEKEALAWSVGIVSPEEIDQINILNASFLAMHRAIDTLQVRPEHLLIDGNRFKIYPEIPHTCIIKGDGKYLAIAAASILAKTYRDDYMLKLHQEYDVYNWDRNKGYPTKKHREAIRQHGITPYHRKTFTLLPEQLTIHFKLENKE, from the coding sequence ATGTTATTACCTTACTTAAATGAAAAACTGATTGAGGCCGGTTGCGACGAAGCAGGCAGGGGATGTTTGGCGGGTGCTGTGTTTGCTGCTGCAGTTATTTTGCCGAAAAATTTTAAGTGTGAAGAATTAAATGATTCCAAACAATTGTCAGAAAAGCAACGTTATGCTTTACGTCCTCTTATTGAAAAAGAAGCTTTAGCTTGGAGCGTAGGAATTGTTTCTCCGGAAGAAATAGATCAGATAAATATATTGAATGCTTCCTTTTTAGCTATGCACCGGGCGATAGATACTTTACAAGTGCGTCCGGAACATTTATTAATTGATGGAAATCGCTTTAAAATTTATCCGGAAATTCCTCACACCTGTATAATAAAAGGTGATGGTAAATATTTGGCAATTGCGGCAGCTTCCATTCTGGCAAAAACTTATAGGGATGATTATATGTTGAAATTGCATCAAGAATATGATGTCTATAATTGGGATCGTAATAAAGGATACCCCACCAAAAAACATCGCGAAGCTATTCGTCAGCATGGGATTACTCCTTATCATAGAAAAACTTTTACTCTGCTTCCGGAACAATTGACGATTCATTTTAAATTGGAAAACAAAGAATAA
- a CDS encoding gamma-glutamyl-gamma-aminobutyrate hydrolase family protein, protein MKINKVLPPDLEVLYKEVDAYEYKPLQDQPPCIGLSANLKEGLSCIANTYVNAILEAGGIPVLIPVTTEIEVLSSLLENIDALILTGGGDINPLFCKEQPIPQLGEGNTFRDQYDLTLLRLASQRQIPILGICRGHQLINLAYGGTLYQDIYVQREEKTIQHTQCLPREEASHLIEIKQGSLLSDLLGSEIAVNSFHHQAIKEVARGFEVTAFSPDGIIEAIESVIPYRQIICVQWHPEAMAAAGDQTMLKLFVHLVSQAQSFKQIKALHNRLITLDSHCDTPMLFNEGVSLGKKNELGKVNIPNMIEGKLDAACIVAYLKQEARDEHSLQKATDKATRIIQEIKRQVEEYNEIAEIAYTPEDILRIKNAGKKAFLLGIENGYALGKDLANLACFKEMGIVYLTLCHNGDNDLCDSAKGNSEWNGLSPFGTLAVREMNRLGIMIDVSHASEKTFYDVIKESRYPIIASHSSSRTICNHPRNLTDEQLIALAENGGVVQVCLYGGFLNEKENEASVLDVVRHVCHIAELIGTDHIGIGSDFDGGGGITGCNSSNELINITKALLDAGFSESDLQKIWGGNFLRVMHIVQSGNK, encoded by the coding sequence ATGAAAATCAATAAAGTCCTTCCTCCGGATTTGGAGGTCTTATATAAGGAAGTTGATGCTTACGAATACAAACCGTTACAAGATCAGCCCCCATGTATAGGACTTTCAGCCAATCTGAAAGAAGGGCTTTCTTGTATAGCAAATACGTACGTAAATGCTATTCTGGAAGCAGGAGGAATTCCGGTCCTTATTCCTGTTACTACCGAAATAGAAGTTCTTTCTTCCCTGTTAGAAAATATAGACGCCCTGATTTTAACAGGCGGAGGTGATATTAATCCCCTTTTTTGCAAAGAGCAACCGATTCCGCAACTGGGTGAAGGAAATACTTTCCGGGATCAGTATGACTTGACCCTACTCCGTTTAGCCTCTCAACGCCAAATCCCTATACTGGGTATTTGCCGGGGTCATCAATTGATTAATTTAGCTTACGGCGGTACATTGTATCAAGATATCTATGTCCAACGAGAAGAAAAAACGATACAACATACCCAGTGCTTACCAAGGGAAGAAGCATCCCATCTTATTGAAATAAAACAAGGGAGCCTTCTATCTGATCTGTTAGGTTCCGAAATTGCTGTTAATTCCTTTCATCACCAAGCAATTAAAGAAGTTGCGCGAGGATTTGAGGTTACGGCTTTTTCACCGGATGGGATTATAGAAGCTATCGAATCCGTTATTCCTTACCGGCAAATAATTTGTGTTCAATGGCATCCCGAAGCAATGGCGGCTGCGGGAGATCAAACCATGTTAAAATTATTTGTCCATCTTGTTTCACAGGCGCAATCATTCAAACAAATAAAAGCACTGCACAACCGGCTGATTACACTCGATTCCCATTGCGATACGCCCATGCTTTTTAACGAAGGAGTATCTCTAGGGAAAAAAAACGAATTAGGAAAAGTAAACATTCCTAATATGATAGAAGGAAAACTAGATGCGGCTTGTATTGTTGCTTATCTTAAACAGGAAGCCCGGGACGAGCATTCTTTACAAAAGGCAACAGATAAAGCAACCCGGATCATCCAAGAGATAAAACGCCAGGTAGAAGAATATAATGAAATAGCAGAAATTGCTTATACGCCGGAAGATATTCTGCGGATTAAAAATGCGGGCAAAAAAGCATTTTTACTGGGGATAGAAAACGGATATGCTTTAGGAAAAGACTTGGCAAATCTCGCCTGCTTCAAAGAAATGGGAATAGTATACCTTACTCTTTGCCATAACGGAGATAACGATCTGTGCGATTCTGCGAAAGGGAATTCCGAGTGGAACGGATTAAGCCCGTTCGGCACATTAGCTGTTCGGGAAATGAATCGTTTAGGAATCATGATAGACGTTTCTCACGCTTCGGAGAAAACCTTTTATGATGTAATAAAAGAAAGCCGTTATCCTATTATAGCTTCCCATTCTTCCTCCCGGACTATTTGCAACCATCCTCGTAACCTAACAGACGAACAGCTGATAGCTCTTGCTGAAAACGGGGGAGTAGTGCAAGTCTGCCTTTATGGAGGATTTTTAAATGAAAAGGAAAATGAAGCCAGTGTCCTGGATGTAGTGAGACATGTTTGCCACATCGCAGAATTGATAGGAACAGATCACATCGGCATAGGGTCTGACTTTGATGGTGGGGGTGGAATTACGGGTTGTAATAGTTCCAACGAATTAATTAATATTACAAAAGCTTTACTTGATGCCGGATTCAGTGAAAGTGATTTACAAAAAATTTGGGGAGGAAACTTTTTAAGGGTAATGCACATCGTTCAATCGGGTAATAAATAA
- the hflX gene encoding GTPase HflX yields the protein MKEFIITEAQTEKAVLVGLVTPEQNEQKVKEYLDELAFLAETAGVEPVKQFYQKLDGPHSVTFVGTGKLQEIKQYVEENEIGIVIFDDELSAKQLRNIEKELQVKILDRTNLILDIFAKRAQTAHAKTQVELAQYRYMLPRLTRLWTHLERQRGGVGMRGPGETQLETDKRIILDKISRLKAQLIDIDKQKNVQRKNRGKMVRVALVGYTNVGKSTLMNLLSKSEVFAENKLFATLDTTVRKVIIDNLPFLLSDTVGFIRKLPTELVESFKSTLDEVREADLLIHVVDISHPTFEEQIEVVNKTLLEIDKTEKPMIIVFNKVDAFTFVPKDEDDLTPKTRENIDLDELKKTWMNKLQDNCIFISAKEKTNIEELKNRLYERVKEIHITRFPYNDFLFQQYEEEEN from the coding sequence ATGAAAGAATTTATAATTACAGAAGCACAGACTGAAAAGGCTGTATTAGTAGGTTTAGTTACTCCTGAACAGAATGAACAAAAAGTAAAGGAGTACTTAGATGAACTGGCTTTCCTTGCCGAAACCGCAGGAGTAGAACCTGTTAAACAGTTTTACCAGAAATTGGACGGCCCCCATTCGGTGACGTTTGTCGGCACCGGTAAATTGCAGGAAATCAAACAATATGTAGAAGAGAATGAAATCGGAATCGTTATTTTTGACGATGAGCTCTCGGCTAAACAACTCCGAAATATCGAGAAAGAATTACAAGTAAAAATATTAGACCGTACCAATTTAATTCTCGACATCTTTGCAAAACGTGCACAAACAGCTCATGCAAAAACCCAAGTGGAATTAGCGCAATACCGTTACATGCTTCCTCGGTTAACGAGGCTATGGACTCACTTGGAGCGTCAACGAGGCGGAGTAGGAATGCGCGGTCCCGGCGAAACCCAGCTTGAAACGGATAAACGTATCATTCTAGATAAAATATCCCGGCTGAAAGCCCAATTGATAGATATAGATAAACAAAAAAACGTCCAACGGAAAAACCGGGGGAAAATGGTACGTGTAGCTTTGGTAGGTTATACCAACGTAGGAAAATCCACTTTAATGAATTTGTTAAGCAAAAGCGAAGTGTTTGCAGAAAACAAACTCTTTGCCACATTAGATACAACCGTACGGAAAGTAATTATAGATAACTTACCTTTTTTATTATCAGATACGGTAGGATTTATCCGGAAACTACCAACGGAATTAGTAGAATCTTTTAAATCCACTTTGGACGAAGTGAGAGAGGCTGATTTATTAATCCATGTGGTAGATATTTCTCATCCGACTTTTGAAGAACAGATAGAAGTAGTAAATAAAACGCTCCTGGAAATAGATAAAACGGAGAAACCCATGATTATCGTTTTTAATAAAGTAGATGCTTTTACATTCGTACCGAAAGATGAAGATGATCTTACCCCGAAAACTCGTGAAAATATTGATCTGGATGAATTAAAAAAGACTTGGATGAATAAGTTACAAGATAACTGTATCTTCATTTCAGCCAAAGAAAAAACAAACATAGAGGAATTAAAGAATAGGTTATATGAACGGGTAAAAGAAATTCATATTACCCGTTTTCCCTATAACGATTTTCTCTTCCAACAATATGAGGAGGAAGAGAACTGA
- a CDS encoding SufE family protein, whose amino-acid sequence MTINETQDEIIEEFSAFDDWMDKYALLIDLGNSLPKLDDKYKTESNLIEGCQSRVWLQADYKDGQIIFQGESDAVIVKGIVSLLIQVLSGHTPEEILNADLYFIDRIGLKEHLSPTRSNGLVAMVKQMRLYAMAFRAKEKEAEISQK is encoded by the coding sequence ATGACTATCAACGAAACGCAGGATGAAATTATTGAAGAGTTTTCAGCTTTCGATGACTGGATGGATAAATATGCTCTTCTGATCGATTTAGGAAATTCGCTTCCTAAATTAGATGATAAATATAAAACAGAAAGTAACCTGATTGAGGGTTGCCAAAGCCGGGTATGGCTACAAGCAGATTATAAAGACGGACAAATTATATTCCAAGGAGAAAGTGATGCGGTTATCGTAAAAGGAATTGTGTCTCTTCTTATCCAGGTACTATCCGGCCATACCCCTGAAGAGATATTAAATGCCGATTTATATTTTATCGATAGAATAGGACTAAAAGAACACCTTTCCCCTACCCGTTCTAATGGGCTGGTAGCTATGGTAAAACAAATGCGTTTATACGCTATGGCATTTCGTGCCAAAGAAAAAGAAGCTGAAATATCTCAAAAATAG
- a CDS encoding M20 family metallopeptidase has protein sequence MVIKLVYILLTVTVVTACKQNKSSVEQDNQTAITKSVSPTPPFQADSAYVYIENQVNFGPRVPNTEAHKACSEYLSSELKRFGAQVKEQEMNLTAYDGSRLEAKNIIGSYYPDNNKRILLFAHWDSRPFADSDPDAANHRKPILGADDGGSGVGVLLEIARQINKKDPGIGIDIIFFDAEDYGTPEFYTGEAPSDTYCLGTQFWAKNPHIPNYKADFGILLDMVGGKNAVFFKERTSMRYAPHIVDKVWTAARNLGYGKYFVNAIGGGIVDDHEYVIKGRNIPSIDIINFDPDYDPATENGFPHYWHTLKDDMSNIDKETLKAVGQTVLEVIYNYNK, from the coding sequence ATGGTAATTAAATTGGTATATATACTTTTAACAGTGACTGTCGTGACAGCTTGTAAACAAAACAAAAGCTCCGTAGAGCAGGACAATCAAACAGCGATAACAAAATCAGTCTCCCCTACTCCTCCTTTCCAAGCCGACAGCGCCTATGTATATATAGAAAATCAAGTAAACTTCGGCCCGAGAGTTCCTAACACGGAAGCTCATAAGGCTTGTAGCGAATATTTAAGTTCTGAACTTAAACGCTTCGGGGCTCAAGTAAAAGAGCAGGAAATGAACTTAACAGCTTACGATGGAAGCCGGCTAGAAGCTAAAAACATCATCGGCTCTTATTATCCGGATAATAACAAACGGATTCTTCTATTTGCACATTGGGACAGCCGTCCTTTTGCTGATTCCGACCCGGATGCAGCGAACCATCGAAAGCCTATTCTTGGCGCAGATGACGGAGGAAGCGGGGTAGGCGTTTTGTTGGAAATTGCCAGACAGATAAATAAAAAAGATCCGGGCATTGGGATAGATATTATTTTTTTCGATGCTGAAGATTATGGAACTCCCGAATTTTATACAGGAGAGGCTCCGTCTGATACCTATTGCTTGGGTACTCAATTCTGGGCAAAAAATCCGCATATACCAAATTACAAGGCTGATTTCGGCATTTTATTGGATATGGTCGGAGGAAAAAATGCTGTTTTCTTCAAAGAACGCACTTCCATGCGTTATGCTCCTCATATTGTGGATAAGGTTTGGACTGCTGCTCGAAACCTGGGATACGGCAAATATTTTGTAAATGCAATAGGTGGTGGTATTGTCGACGACCATGAATATGTGATTAAAGGAAGAAACATTCCTTCTATTGACATTATTAATTTCGATCCGGATTATGACCCGGCTACGGAAAACGGTTTTCCTCATTACTGGCATACCCTGAAAGATGATATGTCCAATATCGATAAGGAAACTCTAAAAGCGGTAGGACAAACTGTATTGGAAGTAATATATAATTATAATAAGTAA
- a CDS encoding DUF4954 family protein, translated as MKNLRNLTQDEINLLEARSCVADDWSAVFVPQEFDIEYIYHTRFSGTVKLGAFRKEFTLPGGLKKHAGLRHVTLHNCELGNDVLIENVPNYIANYKIGDNCFIQNVNVLLTEGKATFGNSVEVSVLNETGGREVPIYDRLSASLAYILALYRHRTDLIERLKEMISDYTGQISSETGTIGNNVKIINTGTIKNVKIGDFCTIENSARLENGSINSNELAPVYIGDSVIAQDFIISSGAIIADAAKIIRCFIGQACHVTHNFSAHDSLLFSNCAFENGEACAIFAGPFTVSMHKSSLLIAGMFSFLNAGSGSNQSNHMYKLGPIHQGIVERGSKTTSDSYVLWPARVGAFSLVMGRHHHHSDTSDIPFSYLIEKDDETYLVPGINLRSVGTIRDAQKWPKRDKRKDPVQLDKINYNLLSPYTISKMIKALDILRNLQKLVGETSEIYYYQNTRIKGSSLKNALNFYSMAIHKFLGNSLIKRLEGTQFKDIEEVRRQLIPEVEEGLGEWLDLSGLIAPKSSIDKLMCAIESGKIRTLQEIEDAFNQLHNNYYRIEWTWAAQKIEEWYGICLKKITPQEIIRLVEIWKDSVVSLDEMLYADAKKEFSLTAKIGFGVDGSRMEKDEDFECVRGAFESNPFVTAVIQHIKNKKALGDELINRLQPIL; from the coding sequence ATGAAAAATTTAAGAAACCTGACACAAGACGAGATTAATTTACTAGAGGCTCGTTCTTGTGTCGCAGACGATTGGTCTGCCGTTTTTGTACCGCAAGAGTTCGATATAGAATATATTTATCACACTCGTTTTTCCGGAACGGTCAAATTAGGGGCTTTTCGCAAAGAGTTTACTCTGCCGGGAGGCTTAAAAAAACATGCCGGACTTAGACACGTTACTTTGCATAATTGTGAATTAGGTAATGATGTATTAATTGAAAATGTTCCTAATTATATTGCAAACTATAAAATAGGCGATAATTGTTTTATTCAAAATGTCAATGTACTGCTTACCGAAGGGAAAGCTACCTTTGGAAACTCGGTGGAAGTATCCGTACTTAATGAAACGGGGGGACGTGAAGTTCCTATTTACGACCGGCTTTCGGCATCTTTAGCTTATATTTTGGCCCTCTATCGGCATCGCACAGATTTGATAGAACGCCTCAAAGAGATGATCTCCGATTATACCGGGCAAATTTCTTCCGAAACAGGCACCATCGGTAATAATGTAAAGATCATCAATACTGGTACCATTAAAAATGTAAAAATAGGTGATTTTTGTACTATCGAAAACAGTGCCCGTCTGGAAAACGGATCTATTAACAGTAACGAATTAGCTCCTGTCTACATCGGAGATAGCGTAATTGCTCAAGATTTTATCATTTCTTCCGGAGCTATTATTGCTGATGCGGCAAAGATTATCCGTTGTTTCATCGGCCAGGCATGCCATGTAACTCACAATTTTTCAGCTCATGATTCTTTATTATTTAGCAATTGTGCTTTCGAAAACGGAGAGGCTTGTGCTATTTTTGCCGGACCGTTTACGGTTTCTATGCATAAATCGAGCTTATTAATTGCAGGAATGTTTTCTTTTTTGAATGCAGGTAGCGGTTCCAATCAAAGTAATCACATGTATAAGCTGGGGCCCATCCATCAAGGTATCGTAGAGAGAGGCTCAAAAACTACCAGTGACTCTTATGTACTATGGCCTGCCCGCGTAGGGGCCTTCTCTCTGGTCATGGGTCGTCACCATCATCATAGCGATACCTCGGATATTCCTTTTTCTTATTTAATAGAAAAAGACGATGAAACTTATCTGGTCCCAGGGATTAACTTACGTAGCGTGGGAACCATCCGGGATGCCCAGAAGTGGCCCAAGCGCGATAAACGCAAAGATCCCGTCCAATTAGACAAAATCAATTATAACCTGTTAAGCCCTTATACTATCAGTAAAATGATAAAGGCTTTAGATATTCTTAGAAATCTACAGAAACTAGTCGGTGAAACTTCAGAAATTTATTACTATCAAAATACTCGTATTAAAGGTTCTTCATTAAAGAATGCGTTGAATTTTTATAGTATGGCCATTCATAAGTTTTTGGGAAATTCTTTAATTAAACGATTAGAAGGAACCCAATTTAAGGATATAGAAGAAGTGCGTCGCCAATTAATTCCGGAAGTAGAAGAAGGGTTAGGTGAATGGCTGGATCTTTCCGGACTTATCGCACCTAAAAGTAGTATCGATAAATTAATGTGTGCTATCGAATCCGGAAAAATCAGAACGCTTCAGGAAATAGAAGATGCATTTAATCAATTACATAATAATTACTACCGGATTGAATGGACTTGGGCTGCACAAAAGATTGAGGAATGGTACGGCATTTGCCTAAAAAAAATTACGCCACAAGAAATTATCCGCCTAGTTGAAATATGGAAAGACTCTGTAGTTTCTTTAGATGAAATGCTGTATGCCGATGCAAAAAAAGAGTTTTCTCTTACAGCAAAAATAGGCTTTGGCGTAGATGGAAGCCGGATGGAAAAAGATGAAGACTTTGAATGTGTTAGAGGTGCTTTTGAAAGTAATCCTTTTGTTACTGCCGTAATTCAACATATAAAGAATAAAAAAGCTTTGGGTGACGAATTAATTAACAGGTTACAGCCTATTTTATAA